GTGTACACAGTCAATGTCTGCAGCGGTTTTTCCCGCCGCGTGCGATCAGCATATCCGGCTAAATGATCTGACAGAATGGCAAACAACAAGAGCAACACAAATGCGGTGATAAAAAGAGGTGTATATCTTCGCATCCTTTCCTCCTTATGTGCATTCCTGATTAATATTTCTGTTTATTATAGCGGAAAAACCGCCGCTCTGCAAGGCTTAACCGTGAAAAGAACGCACAAGCGTGCAGATTTACGATAAATATGTGATACGCAATTATTTTTCCCTATACTGAAAGATCACTTTTGTCCGCAGCATAAGGACACCGCTTCTGCCATGCGAGCATCGTGAAAAGAGAACCTCCAAATCACATGACGATTCTCTTAAACTATATTCTTATTTCCCGGTTCTTCCGCGCTTCGTCATAGGCAGACCCTGTCGGCACAGAGGGCACATCTCCGGCTTATAGGTCTCCACGTCCATGCGCAAGAGCGCCGTATGGGGTATATCGCCAAAGTCCGCCTTGCCGCCGCTGCGGTCAACGAGCATACTGACAGCGACCGGCACCCCGCCGAACTCCTTGACGACTTCAATGACCTCTTTGATGGATCCCCCCGTCGTCACAATATCTTCGACGATCAGAACCCGCTCTCCCGGCTTTAAGGTGAACCCTCGGCGAAAGGTCATTTTCCCGTTCTCACGCTCTGTAAAAATCGCACGTGTACCGAGTGCCTTTCCCGTTTCATGCGCAAGCAGGATGCCTCCTGTCACAGGACCGACAACCGTGTCGATACGCTGATCCATGAACTTTTCCGCCATTGCCTCGCAGAGCTTCTGTGTATGCTTCGGATGCTGCAGGACGTTGAATTTCTCCACATAATGCGGACTATGCAGTCCGGAGGTCAAGAGAAAGTGTCCGTGCATAATGGCATGCGTCTCGGTTAAGAGGACCTTTACTTCCTGTTCCGTCATATGTGCACACTCTCCATTTCCTTCAATATATTCTCTGACGCATGTCTCGGATTCATCGCCGTGTAAATCGGGCGGCCAACGACAAGATGCGTGGAGCCGCTCTCCAGTGCAATCGAGGGGGTCGTAATGCGGCTCTGATCATTGATTGCCGCACCGATAGGACGTACGCCCGGCGTGACTATGAGGAAATCCTTTCCGCATGTCTCACGAATGGTCTGCGCTTCCATCGGAGAGGCAACAACTCCGTCAAGCCCTGCACGCTGTGCGAGCTTTGCCAAATGAATGACGTGCGTATCCAAGTCGACTTGGTACCCCATCTCTTTCCACTGCTCTTTGGACGTGCTGGTCAAAATCGTTACAGCGACAATTTTAGGAGGCTCTATACCGCGATTCACAGCCTCATCTTGGATGGCTGCAGCCGCCTTTTTCATCATCTCCGCTCCGCCTGTCGCGTGCACATTGATCATATCGACACCAAGACTCGTCAGTACACGCAGAGACTTCGCTACCGTATTCGGAATGTCATGCAATTTTAAATCCAGGAAGATTTTCTTCCCCTGTCCCTTGAGATAGGTGATTACCTCCGCTCCTACCGCATAGAACAGCTCCATGCCGACCTTATAGTATACGACGGTATCCCCGATTTCCTCGACGAGTTTTTTCACTTCGTCCATCGCAGACACATCAAGTGCCACAATCAAACGTTCATCTGCCATTTTGCTTCCTCATTTCTTCCAACGACACCTTATGCCAGGTCATCACCGGCACCGACATAATCCTGCAGCGCCAGCGTATAGACTAGTCTGCGGTCATGCATGAAGGACAGTACGCTCAAAACCTCCCAAGCCGTGTCCAGCGAGGTAAGGCAGACAATTCCATGCTCCACGGCCGCGCGGCGAATCTTAAATCCGTCGCGTGCCGATCCCTTGCCTTGCGTCAATGTGTTGATGACCATCTGTATCTGCCCGGTCTTGATCATCTGTATGATATCGACACTGCGCTCATGAACCTTCCCTACGACATCCGCTGCAAGCCCTACACTCTGCAGCGCCTTTGCCGTACCGGATGTCGCTGCAATCTTGAATCCCAAATCCGAAAATGCGCGAGCAAGCTGCTTCATCTCGTCTTTGTCTTTATCCGCTACTGTAAAGAGTATGCGTCCTTCCAACGGCACATTCATGCCGGAGCCCGTGATTGCCTTATAAAGCGCGCGCGCATAGTGATAATCGATTCCCATGACTTCGCCGGTAGACTTCATCTCGGGACCGAGTGAAATATCCACGTCCTGCATCTTTGCAAAGGAAAATACAGGTGCTTTGACCGCCACATACGGTTTCGAATGTACGAGGCCGTCATGATAGCCCATGGCTGACAGGCTATGTCCCATAGCGGCATGTGTAGCCAAATTGACCATCTTGATATCCGTGATCTTGGATAGAAACGGTACGGTACGACTGGATCGAGGATTGACCTCAATAATATAGACTTCATTATCGGAAACCACAAATTGAATGTTTAGAAGCCCTTTCACATGGAGCTCCTTTGCCAGGCGTTTTGTGTAGTCAATCATCGTATATATGACTTTCGCATGCAGCGTCTGCGGCGGATAGACGGCAATACTGTCACCCGAGTGGACCCCCGCACGCTCTATATGCTCCATGATGCCCGGAATAACCACGATCTCCCCGTCTGAGACGGCATCCACCTCGACCTCCGTCCCCTGCATATAACGGTCGACAAGGACCGGATGATCCGGTGTGACTTTGACCGCACGTGTCATATAGTCCTTGAGCTCGTCTTCATTGTAGACAATTTCCATGGCCCGCCCGCCGAGCACATACGAAGGGCGCACCATGACTGGATACCCGATCTCGGCAGCCCCCCGGATGGCATCCTCCGGATTTGTAATACTGATACCCTGCGGCCTTGGAATCCCCGTCTTCGTCAAAACCTCATCAAATCGTTCGCGATCCTCGGCGCGATCGATATCATCCACCGTCGTTCCGAACACACGAACACCGGCTGCCTCAAGTCCGGCCGCGAGATTGATCGCGGTCTGCCCGCCAAACTGGACAATGACGCCCTCCGGCTTTTCCTTGTCAACAATATTGAGAACATCCTCGATCGTCAAGGGTTCGAAGTAGAGTCTGTCGGAGATATCAAAATCCGTCGATACCGTCTCCGGATTGTTGTTGATGATGATGGCCTCATAGCCCATCTCCCGAAGAGCCCAGACCGAATGCACGGAGCAATAGTCAAATTCCACGCCTTGTCCGATACGGATTGGACCTGAGCCCAGAACAATGACCTTTTTCTTGTCACTGTTTATCCGCACTTCATCTTCCGCCGCGTTGAACGTCGAGTAATAGTATGGCGTAACGGCCTCAAACTCCGCAGCGCAGGTATCAACCATCTTGTAGCAGGGAAGAATCTCCTGTCCCTTGCGTTCCTCTCGAATCTCTTCCATGTGTTTGCCCGTGAGTTCCGCAATGGAAGCATCCGACAGACCGATACGCTTAGCTTCTCGAAGCAAATCTGCAGTGAGCGGCTCCTTTGTCAGGCGCAGCTCAATGTCTGTAATATTTTTAATTCGCTCTAGGAACCAGCGATCGATTTTCGTAATACGATAGATCTCATCGACATCAGAAATATTACGCCGCAGAGCTTCCGCTATAACAAAGATGCGTTCATCGTTAATCTTTGAAAGCGCTTTCTTGACACGGCTGTCATCCCAAGAATCCATTCCCGGAAGGTGCAGACGATTTACGCCGATTTCAAGCGATCGAACCGCCTTTAGAACGGCTCCTTCAAATCGGCGATCGATGCTCATGACTTCTCCCGTTGCCTTCATCTGCGTCCCGAGCGTGTGATCCGCAAAGATGAATTTATCAAATGGCCAGCGGGGGAACTTGATGACACAGTAATCAACAACAGGCTCGAAGCAGGCTTTTGTCTTCTGCGTAACGGCATTGGTGATTTCATCGAGCGTGTAACCGATGGCAATCTTTGCCGACACCTTGGCAATCGGATAGCCTGTCGCCTTGGAAGCAAGCGCCGAGGATCGTGAAACACGAGGATTGACTTCGATTACATAGTAACGATTACTATAGGGATCAAGCGCGTACTGCGCATTGCAGCCCCCCTCTATGTGGAGTTCACGGATGATGCGCAAGGAAGCGCTGCGAAGCATTTGATAATCATGGTCGGAAAGGGTCTGCGTCGGAGCCACAACAATGCTGTCCCCCGTATGAACGCCAACCGGATCAACGTTTTCCATACTGCAAATCGTGATGCAGTTATCCGCGCCGTCACGCATGACCTCAAACTCAATTTCTTTCCAACCGGCAACGCTGCGCTCAATCAGCACCTGCCCGATCATGGAGTATTTTAACCCTTTGATAACGATCTCAATAAGCTCTTCTTCCGTGTCCGCTATGCCGCCGCCTGTGCCGCCCATCGTATACGCGGGACGCACAATGAGCGGATATCCGATCTCCTTGGCAAAGGCAATCGCACTCTCTACATCTTCGGCAATGGTACTCTCCGGGATGGGTTCACCGAGCTTCTGCATCGTTTCCTTGAAGAGTTCTCGATCCTCTGCCTTCTTGATGGCTTCCAGCGTCGTACCCAAGAGCTCTGCCTGATATTTTTCGAGGATTCCATTTTCGGCAAGCTGCACAGCGAGATTGAGTCCCGCTTGACCTCCAAGCGTCGCAAGGATTCCGTCCGGGCGTTCCTTCGCAATGATCTCCTCTAAGAAGTCCAAGGTCAAAGGCTCAATATACACACGATCGGCGATATCCGCATCCGTCATAATGGTCGCCGGATTGCTGTTGACAAGAACGACCTCTAAGCCTTCCTCTCGCAGGGAACGGCACGCCTGTGAACCGGCATAGTCAAACTCTGCTGCCTGACCGATGATGATGGGACCTGATCCGATGACGAGAACTTTTTTGAGATAATCCTTCCTCGGCAAAGCTTACACCCCTTCTTATTCCTATGCGTGAATCAATGCGCGAAACGCATCAAACAGGTATCGATTATCGTCAAGCCCCGGCGATGCCTCCGGATGATACTGCACCGTAAAAGCCGGCAGCTTCAAATGCCGCAAGCCTTCAACGGTATCATCATTGACCGCACGATGCGTGACTTCTAACGGCAGCCCTTCCAAAGATCTCTCATCAACCACATAGCCGTGGTTCTGTGATGTAATATGCACGCGGTTCATGGCAATATTCTTGACAGGCTGATTTGACCCGCGATGGCCGAACTTCATTTTGCGTGTATCTGCTCCCATCGCAAGAGAAAAAAGCTGATGTCCGAGACAAATACCGAAAAGGGGCTTTTGCCCGATCAGTTTTTTTATTTCCTCAATAACCCCGGGCAATGCCTTCGGATCCCCGGGGCCATTGGAGAGAAATATGCCGTCCGGCTGCAGCGCCAGAACCTCGTCCGCCGTTGTATGCGCCGGCACAACGGTGAGATGAAACCCGTATTCACGGAGTGATTCCAGTATGTGGCGCTTAATCCCGAAATCCATGACAACGACATGTTCATTGCCCTTCGCCTTTGCATCAAGCGTATAGATCTCCGATGTCGTGACCTCTGCGACAACGTCTTGAGAAAGCTCCTCGGCCAGTCGCCGGTCAATATCGTCCTGCGCCATATCCTCGCGAACGATGAGCCCTTTCATCGCTCCTCCGGAGCGTATACAGCGGGTTACCGCGCGTGTATCGACATCGTACAGGCAAGGAATTTCCTCTCGCAGCAAAAAATCAACGATCGACTCTTCACTTTGCCAATTGCTGGCGACCTTGGAAAGCTCATCAACGACAAATCCGCGGACAAAAGATTTTCTTGCTTCCATAAAATCTTTTGCCGCCCCGTAGTTGCCGATCATCGGATACGTCATTGTGACAATCTGTCCGCAATACGAGGGATCTGTCAGAACTTCCTGATACCCCGTCATTCCCGTATTAAACACAACTTCACCAAGACCTGTAACATCCTTCAAGAGCTTACCGTGAAATGTGGTTCCATCCGTGAGTATCAGTTTTCCGTTCATATGATTTTTCCATCCCTCATGGCAATCTTTCCATCTACGATGGTCAGCTTTGCGCGTCCCGTCAGCGTTTGTCCGATATAGGGCGAGTGCGATCCTCTCGTATAGAATTCCTCCGCCTTGACTGTCCACGTCTCATCCGTATCCAAGACGACAATATCCGCCGGTTTTCCTTCCTGCAGCCGGCCTCCGGGCAAGTTAAACAGCTTTGCCGGAGCATACGTCATGCGCTTTAAGAGTGTCGGTAAGTCAATCTTTCCCGTCTTAACCAGCTTCGTCATAAGCACGCCAAATGCCGTCTCCAGTCCGGGGAACCCGCTGGGCGCATACATATACTCACGATCCTTGTCTTCGAATGCATGCGGCGAATGGTCTGTCGCAACAATATCAATCGTGCCGTCCAACAGGCCTTGCTGCAGCGCTTCAACATCCTTTTGTGCGCGAAGCGGCGGATTGACTTTTGTCGATGAATCGGAGAAATCCACCTCCTCATCCGTCATGGTCAGATGATGCGGCGTTGCCTCTGCCGTGACGCGCAGCCCTCTCGCCTTCGCCTCGCGTACAAGCTCTACGGATCTTCCCGAGCTGATATGCGCGATATGAACGGCAGCGTCCGCATATTCAGCGAGCAGGATATCTCTGGCAACAGCGATATCTTCGGCAACGGTCGGACGCCCTTTCATACCGAGCATGGCACTTCTATGCCCTTCATTCATGATGCCGTCCTCAACCAGCGACGGCTCCTCCGCATGCTGGATGATAATTTTATCAAAGGTGCGCAGGTAATCCAGTCCGTTGAGCATGACCTTCGAAGATGCAACATAATGCCCGTCATCCGAGAAAGCTACCGCACCAACCTCTGCCATGTCACCGACTTCAGCAAGCTCCTCTCCTTTTTGCCCCTTGGTGAGTGCACCGATGATTTCGATGTGAACAATGGCTTTCTCTTCAGCCCGTTTCTGCAAGCTGCGAACAAGGGCGGCATCGTCAACAACAGGCCTGGTGTTCGGCATGGTCGCAATCGTCGTGAAGCCGCCGGCCGCCGCCGCTGCAGAACCTGAAACAAAGTCCTCCTTTGCCTCCTGACCGGGCTCACGAAGATGCGTATGCATATCTATCAAACCCGGAGCCACAACTTTTCCCGCAACATCAATAATTTCAGCGCCCTCTGCCTGCAAGCCGGTACCGATCTTTTCAATGATGCCGTTATGGATTAAGACATCCGCAGGTGCGTCATAATTTGTCTCCGGATCAATGACACGGCCATTTTTCAGAAGAATTTTGCTCATTCCGGCTTTCCTCCCGTCAACGTCAAGGTCAATAGCGCCATGCGCACAGCAACACCGTTTTGTACCTGCTCCTGTATGGATGAATGATCTCCGTAAGCGACATCCGGAGCTATTTCCAGCCCTCGGTTCATCGGTCCGGGATGGAGTATCAAGACGTCGTCCTTAGCCAGTTTCAGGCGCTCCTGATTGATACCGAAAATGCGGGCATACTCTCTCGGAGAAGGAAACAGTCCTGCCTTTTGACGTTCCAGCTGAATACGCAGAACATTGATCACATCCGCCTCTTCAATCGCCTCTTCGACACGAGAATGGACGTGGATTCCGGGCTCTTCCAGCAAATAACGAGGCAGGAGCGTCTTAGGTCCTGCAACATGCACTTCGATCCCCATTTGGCGCATACCCCAAATATCCGATCGAGCTACACGGCTATGCAGAATATCGCCTAAAATCGCCACTTTGAGTCCTTCGAGCCGCCCTTTCACTTCACGAATCGTAAAGAGATCCAACAGCGCCTGCGACGGATGCGCATGCGCCCCATCTCCCGCATTGATAATAACGGGAGAGACCGTCTTTGCCGCGTAAGCAGCAGAGCCTTCAGCCTTATGGCGCATGACAATTGCGTCCACACCCATCGCCTCCATTGTCAGAAGCGTATCGCGAAGGCTCTCACCTTTAACAATACTGCTTGTGCCTGCTGTGATGTTAATGACATCCGCACTCAAGTATTTCCCTGCAAGTTCAAAGGAAGACCGCGTTCTGGTCGACGGTTCATAAAAAAGAGTCACAATGGATTTTCCGCGAAGTGTAGGAAGTTTCTTGATATCGCGGTGAATGATATTTTTCATTTCTTTGGCGTAGTCCAACACCAAACCGATCTCTCCCGGTGAAAAAAATTCAAGATCCAGGATATCCTTGCCTCGCAAGGAAATCATATTCTTCTCCACCAAATCACTCCTCTTTACACAATCGAGCATCAATGACACTCAAAACCTTAGGAAACGCGGATAATCCGCCTACAAAAAATAGCCCCCTATGCAAGGCATAAGGTGGCTATGGTTCGACATCAACATATATATGCTAGCGCCAAGCCTCGCCCTTTATCAGCCTCACAGGACTAATTTCAAAAGGCAGAACATCTCTTTCTTGTACATACGTACAATCTACTTAACACTTCGGTTATCATATCACAATGTACCTGAAAAAGTCAATTCGAAAAGTTGGATTTGGATATTATTGCTATATATCCTTTCGTCCATTATACTGTAATAACAGAGGAGGCTGTATACATGATTACTATTCACGGGGCTGTCATCATCGAGCAGGGTGTTACCTTTGCCATTGTATCCGTCAAACCCTCCGTCACGCAATACACACAGCGAGCCATCGCCTTTCGCAATCAGCTGACTCCCTTTTTCCCCAATATGCCGATCATCCTGATGTCGCAGGATGCGCAGGGCAACCCCAAGTATTATGGGAGAAAGGATATTGTCGACTTTCTAAAAAGCATACAGCTTCGCCAAATTCCATGGAAGGAATATCACATCTATTGAAGTCGAAAATACAGTGGCTGATTTGTGTATTTGCGCATGACAAAACGAACATAATACGACTTGTTCTCTATAGTCGCCTTTGCTGCATAGTAATGAAGCGCCCTTGCATTGTCGGTTTTATGTCTGTCCTGCTTTTCCGCCGGACCGATCGCGAAAGAGAAAATGTCATTATACGAAAAAGAGCCGAAATCGGCTCTTTTTCGTATATACAGCTTAGACAGCATCCCATGCCTTTTTGACTTTCGCGGCAAGACCTTCCACTTTCCGAGATGCGATTCCGCAGATAGCAATGCGAACGCCCTTCTTGAGCGGCACGGCAAAGACGTTGTCCTCCTGCAATTTATTACAGACAGCTGCCGGATCTTCTGCCGGAACCGAGATGAAGAAGCCGGCTTTGTAGGGAAGCGCCACAAGGCCAATCTTCTCCGCCTCCTGCATAAAGATTTCTCCGCGCTTACGAATGATCTGATAGAGCGCATCACGCTCACTCTCGAGTTCAGCCAACAGGGTCTGATCCCGATCAATATGGATCAGCGTCGTCATCGCGGCACGATTACAGTTCGACCATGCCGCACGGCTCGAGTACTTCGAGATACGAGCAAATTCCCCTATGACTTCTTTGGAAGAGGAAAGACCGACAAGTGCGCCGCAGCGCTGTCCATAGAGTGTATAGCCCTTGGACATACTGAAAGCAAAGAGTGTGAAAATGTTTTCAGGCAGACCGCCGAACTTCTCCATAAACGCATGTGTCTCGTTCTTCTCTCCGGCATAGTCGATATAGGCAATGTCCACGAGCACCGTCACACGCTTCTCTCCGCTTTTCGTGACGTCCTTGACAACAGCAAGGACTCCGTCCCAATCCTCATCGGACAGAGAGTAGCCTGTGGGATTGTGTGCGGGTGTGTTGATAATGATGAGCAGGGACTCCTGCGTTTTCAGAAGCGCTCTGGCTTTTGCTTCAAAGGACGCGATGTTAAACTGCAGGCTTTCATCGAAAAGCTCATATGTTTCCAGATTGCGCCCCACATTTTCGCAAAGCACCTTGTAGGGTCCCCAGAACCAGTCGGAGGTCAGGACTGTATCTCCCCATTCCGCGTAATTTTCAATGGCCAAATGGACAGCTCCCGTACCGCCGGGGGAAACACAAGCATCGATATATCCCTCCGGACGGTGATCGGCAAAGACGAGGTTCGCGGCTCCCCGCAGGTAGTCCGGCAAACCGGAAATCGGCGCATAGGCGCATATATCCGCCATCGGCATGGAGCGATAGACCTTCTCCACCGCAGGAAGACAGGCGAGCTTTTCATCTTCTGTAAAAATAGCGCCCAGCGTCGCATTTGTAACAGCCTCTGCTCCATACTTCGCAATCGCCTTGGTAGCCGCTCCGCTTGCAGCGAAAATGGTGTCGTTCAGCACTTTATTTTCAGATGCTTTTGCCGCCATACGAATCATGTTAGTGATACCTCCAAAATTTTAATCTAGCTACAGATACTCCATAGCTTTCCTGCCTTCTCCAATTCTTCCCTTTACCCTTTAATCCTGCTCTTTTTTCTCATGTATACAGTATTTTGATTTTATCCTGTTATAAATCATCTCTTTTTTCTTCGCCGCTACATGAAAAGCTCCATCTGATCACTTTCCGTCATATTTGTAAGGGCTCCATGCTCTCTAAGCGTATCAATTGCCGCTCGAGAAATGCCTGTGCGTTTCTTCAGATCTTCAATCGACGTAAAGTGTCCGTCCGCGCGTGCCTCAACAATGCTTTTCGCCGCCGCTTCACCGACACCGTCCAGGGAGGCGATCGGAGGCAGCAGCGCATTCGGGAGAACACGGAAAACCGTCGCATCGGATTCGTAAATATCGATGCATTTGATGTGAAACCCTCGGAGATATAACTCTCGTACAAGCTGCAGGACAAAGACCGTATCTTTTTCCTTTGGATTCGGCTTTTCTATCGCCTGGCACTCTTCAAGCGCCTCTGTAACGTAATCCACGCCTTGCACAGCCGTTTGCACATTGAATCCCGCCATCCCTCGGATGGAGAAATAGGCCGCATAGTAGGCCAGCGGATAATGCACTTTGCAGTAGGCTATGCGCCACGCCATCATAACATAAGCGACCGCATGCGCGCGCGGAAACATGTACTTGATTTTTTGGCACGAATCGATGTACCATTCCGGGATGCCTCCCTTGCGAAGCTTCGCAACGACATCCTCTGCAATCCCCTTCCCCTTACGGACATTCTCCATCGTTTTGAACGAGAGGAGCGGATCGATGCCGTTGTGTATCAAATACATCATGATATCGTCACGAGCCGAGATGGCATCCCGCAGTGTACACTGTCCGCTGCGGATGAGATCCTGTGCGTTGCCCAGCCAAACATCCGTACCGTGAGAAAAGCCTGATATGCGCACGAGATCACTAAAGCAGGCTGGATGCGTATCGTCAATCATCTGCATCGTAAAAGCTGTGCGAAACTCCGGAATTCCATAGGTGCCCGAATTTGCTCCTAACTCCTCCGAATTGAGACCGATCGGTGCCGTTGAGGAAAAGAGCGCCATGGTCGGCTTATCATCAAAGGGAATCGTCTTTGCATCAATATGTGTCAAATCCTCCAGCATGCGTATCATCGTCGGATCATCATGACCAAGGATATCAAGCTTTACCAAGCGATCGTTAATGGAGTGATAATCGAAGTGCGTCGTAATCGTAGTCGAATCCACCTTGTCCGCCGGACGCTGTATCGGGGTAAAAAAGTGCACATCCA
This portion of the Selenomonas sp. TAMA-11512 genome encodes:
- the pyrE gene encoding orotate phosphoribosyltransferase; the encoded protein is MTEQEVKVLLTETHAIMHGHFLLTSGLHSPHYVEKFNVLQHPKHTQKLCEAMAEKFMDQRIDTVVGPVTGGILLAHETGKALGTRAIFTERENGKMTFRRGFTLKPGERVLIVEDIVTTGGSIKEVIEVVKEFGGVPVAVSMLVDRSGGKADFGDIPHTALLRMDVETYKPEMCPLCRQGLPMTKRGRTGK
- the pyrF gene encoding orotidine-5'-phosphate decarboxylase, with the protein product MADERLIVALDVSAMDEVKKLVEEIGDTVVYYKVGMELFYAVGAEVITYLKGQGKKIFLDLKLHDIPNTVAKSLRVLTSLGVDMINVHATGGAEMMKKAAAAIQDEAVNRGIEPPKIVAVTILTSTSKEQWKEMGYQVDLDTHVIHLAKLAQRAGLDGVVASPMEAQTIRETCGKDFLIVTPGVRPIGAAINDQSRITTPSIALESGSTHLVVGRPIYTAMNPRHASENILKEMESVHI
- the carB gene encoding carbamoyl-phosphate synthase large subunit — its product is MPRKDYLKKVLVIGSGPIIIGQAAEFDYAGSQACRSLREEGLEVVLVNSNPATIMTDADIADRVYIEPLTLDFLEEIIAKERPDGILATLGGQAGLNLAVQLAENGILEKYQAELLGTTLEAIKKAEDRELFKETMQKLGEPIPESTIAEDVESAIAFAKEIGYPLIVRPAYTMGGTGGGIADTEEELIEIVIKGLKYSMIGQVLIERSVAGWKEIEFEVMRDGADNCITICSMENVDPVGVHTGDSIVVAPTQTLSDHDYQMLRSASLRIIRELHIEGGCNAQYALDPYSNRYYVIEVNPRVSRSSALASKATGYPIAKVSAKIAIGYTLDEITNAVTQKTKACFEPVVDYCVIKFPRWPFDKFIFADHTLGTQMKATGEVMSIDRRFEGAVLKAVRSLEIGVNRLHLPGMDSWDDSRVKKALSKINDERIFVIAEALRRNISDVDEIYRITKIDRWFLERIKNITDIELRLTKEPLTADLLREAKRIGLSDASIAELTGKHMEEIREERKGQEILPCYKMVDTCAAEFEAVTPYYYSTFNAAEDEVRINSDKKKVIVLGSGPIRIGQGVEFDYCSVHSVWALREMGYEAIIINNNPETVSTDFDISDRLYFEPLTIEDVLNIVDKEKPEGVIVQFGGQTAINLAAGLEAAGVRVFGTTVDDIDRAEDRERFDEVLTKTGIPRPQGISITNPEDAIRGAAEIGYPVMVRPSYVLGGRAMEIVYNEDELKDYMTRAVKVTPDHPVLVDRYMQGTEVEVDAVSDGEIVVIPGIMEHIERAGVHSGDSIAVYPPQTLHAKVIYTMIDYTKRLAKELHVKGLLNIQFVVSDNEVYIIEVNPRSSRTVPFLSKITDIKMVNLATHAAMGHSLSAMGYHDGLVHSKPYVAVKAPVFSFAKMQDVDISLGPEMKSTGEVMGIDYHYARALYKAITGSGMNVPLEGRILFTVADKDKDEMKQLARAFSDLGFKIAATSGTAKALQSVGLAADVVGKVHERSVDIIQMIKTGQIQMVINTLTQGKGSARDGFKIRRAAVEHGIVCLTSLDTAWEVLSVLSFMHDRRLVYTLALQDYVGAGDDLA
- the carA gene encoding glutamine-hydrolyzing carbamoyl-phosphate synthase small subunit: MNGKLILTDGTTFHGKLLKDVTGLGEVVFNTGMTGYQEVLTDPSYCGQIVTMTYPMIGNYGAAKDFMEARKSFVRGFVVDELSKVASNWQSEESIVDFLLREEIPCLYDVDTRAVTRCIRSGGAMKGLIVREDMAQDDIDRRLAEELSQDVVAEVTTSEIYTLDAKAKGNEHVVVMDFGIKRHILESLREYGFHLTVVPAHTTADEVLALQPDGIFLSNGPGDPKALPGVIEEIKKLIGQKPLFGICLGHQLFSLAMGADTRKMKFGHRGSNQPVKNIAMNRVHITSQNHGYVVDERSLEGLPLEVTHRAVNDDTVEGLRHLKLPAFTVQYHPEASPGLDDNRYLFDAFRALIHA
- a CDS encoding dihydroorotase codes for the protein MSKILLKNGRVIDPETNYDAPADVLIHNGIIEKIGTGLQAEGAEIIDVAGKVVAPGLIDMHTHLREPGQEAKEDFVSGSAAAAAGGFTTIATMPNTRPVVDDAALVRSLQKRAEEKAIVHIEIIGALTKGQKGEELAEVGDMAEVGAVAFSDDGHYVASSKVMLNGLDYLRTFDKIIIQHAEEPSLVEDGIMNEGHRSAMLGMKGRPTVAEDIAVARDILLAEYADAAVHIAHISSGRSVELVREAKARGLRVTAEATPHHLTMTDEEVDFSDSSTKVNPPLRAQKDVEALQQGLLDGTIDIVATDHSPHAFEDKDREYMYAPSGFPGLETAFGVLMTKLVKTGKIDLPTLLKRMTYAPAKLFNLPGGRLQEGKPADIVVLDTDETWTVKAEEFYTRGSHSPYIGQTLTGRAKLTIVDGKIAMRDGKII
- a CDS encoding aspartate carbamoyltransferase catalytic subunit, producing MEKNMISLRGKDILDLEFFSPGEIGLVLDYAKEMKNIIHRDIKKLPTLRGKSIVTLFYEPSTRTRSSFELAGKYLSADVINITAGTSSIVKGESLRDTLLTMEAMGVDAIVMRHKAEGSAAYAAKTVSPVIINAGDGAHAHPSQALLDLFTIREVKGRLEGLKVAILGDILHSRVARSDIWGMRQMGIEVHVAGPKTLLPRYLLEEPGIHVHSRVEEAIEEADVINVLRIQLERQKAGLFPSPREYARIFGINQERLKLAKDDVLILHPGPMNRGLEIAPDVAYGDHSSIQEQVQNGVAVRMALLTLTLTGGKPE
- a CDS encoding aminotransferase class I/II-fold pyridoxal phosphate-dependent enzyme, with translation MIRMAAKASENKVLNDTIFAASGAATKAIAKYGAEAVTNATLGAIFTEDEKLACLPAVEKVYRSMPMADICAYAPISGLPDYLRGAANLVFADHRPEGYIDACVSPGGTGAVHLAIENYAEWGDTVLTSDWFWGPYKVLCENVGRNLETYELFDESLQFNIASFEAKARALLKTQESLLIIINTPAHNPTGYSLSDEDWDGVLAVVKDVTKSGEKRVTVLVDIAYIDYAGEKNETHAFMEKFGGLPENIFTLFAFSMSKGYTLYGQRCGALVGLSSSKEVIGEFARISKYSSRAAWSNCNRAAMTTLIHIDRDQTLLAELESERDALYQIIRKRGEIFMQEAEKIGLVALPYKAGFFISVPAEDPAAVCNKLQEDNVFAVPLKKGVRIAICGIASRKVEGLAAKVKKAWDAV